One genomic segment of Paraburkholderia caffeinilytica includes these proteins:
- the rfaE1 gene encoding D-glycero-beta-D-manno-heptose-7-phosphate kinase, translating to MPSPLNFRPMSPAMPEAAQSTPASALTEVPRERLGAARVLVVGDVMLDRYWFGDVNRISPEAPVPVVHVQRQEDRLGGAANVARNAVALGAQAGLLCVVGHDEPGERIVQLLAESGVAPHLERDPDLLTTIKLRVLSRQQQLLRVDFENSPAHEVLLAGLARFDDLLPSHDVILMSDYAKGGLTHVTQMIAKAHAAGKPVLVDPKGDDWERYRGATLITPNRAELREVVGQWKSEEDLIARVTKLRTDLEFRALLLTRSEEGMTLFADDGILHTSAVAREVYDVSGAGDTVIATLAAMLGAGLTLVEAVGLANRAAGIVVGKLGTATVTYDELFL from the coding sequence ATGCCCAGCCCTCTGAATTTCCGGCCGATGTCTCCAGCAATGCCTGAGGCCGCGCAATCCACGCCCGCGTCGGCCCTTACCGAGGTGCCGCGCGAACGTCTCGGTGCGGCGCGCGTGCTGGTGGTCGGCGACGTGATGCTCGATCGCTACTGGTTCGGCGACGTGAACCGCATTTCGCCGGAAGCGCCGGTGCCGGTCGTACACGTGCAGCGCCAGGAAGACCGTCTCGGCGGCGCGGCGAACGTGGCGCGCAACGCGGTTGCGCTCGGTGCGCAGGCGGGTTTGCTGTGCGTGGTCGGTCATGACGAACCCGGCGAGCGCATCGTGCAACTGCTCGCAGAAAGCGGCGTGGCGCCGCATCTGGAGCGCGATCCGGATTTGCTCACCACCATCAAGCTGCGTGTGCTGTCGCGTCAGCAGCAGCTGTTGCGCGTCGACTTCGAAAACTCGCCGGCGCACGAAGTGCTGCTCGCGGGTCTCGCGCGTTTCGACGACCTGCTGCCGTCGCACGACGTGATCCTGATGTCCGATTACGCGAAGGGTGGCCTCACGCACGTCACGCAGATGATCGCCAAGGCGCATGCGGCGGGCAAGCCGGTGCTGGTCGATCCGAAGGGCGACGACTGGGAGCGCTATCGCGGCGCCACGCTGATCACGCCGAATCGAGCCGAGTTGCGCGAGGTGGTCGGACAGTGGAAATCCGAAGAGGATCTGATCGCGCGCGTGACGAAACTGCGCACCGATCTCGAGTTCAGGGCGCTGCTGCTGACGCGTTCGGAAGAGGGCATGACGCTCTTCGCCGACGACGGCATCCTGCATACTTCGGCCGTCGCGCGTGAAGTGTATGATGTGTCGGGCGCGGGCGACACCGTGATCGCCACGCTCGCCGCCATGCTCGGCGCGGGTCTTACGCTGGTCGAGGCGGTCGGGCTCGCGAATCGCGCGGCCGGCATCGTGGTCGGCAAGCTCGGCACCGCCACCGTCACCTACGACGAACTCTTTCTTTAA